A stretch of Spirochaeta cellobiosiphila DSM 17781 DNA encodes these proteins:
- a CDS encoding GAF domain-containing SpoIIE family protein phosphatase, with protein sequence MIDLALSFFSSLIWVRWAVLALTYVFHRSRLDSKRDEMKGLTLLIILLVVKDFLFYIFNLYPIMAVADLLWVYALYLFLYRFTQKIVPSLKINTVINIIAVVLFILVTILDYHPMISAFIFRLIILLNVFVTMYFYNDVSPYNTENHEFIIRCRKVIFRILIAYNLVMIFFSYTNTIAMIFILPLPYLILPYILLLYEDIKTTNQQKEIESLSSNLSTIYDFMKTMGYSISEKLEISKILEFVIESAVSDTKADGGAIYLKDDFEDNLSIKSISGKFTPPFPVPDMVRTKYEYLQDYIHSTPIPIGKTLLGEVAATGKASYIRQVSLEERLVQNTKNDAMYISSLMAIPLIVSNQVFGVVVVINKHPEKLFTEDHFEHLKTFTDYTSISINNLFLYIELLEKKDMEREVTIAADIQQQLLPRELPQFRDLSLASFSYPAKGVSGDYYDIIPIRNNKLALVMCDVAGKGVPASLVMVMIRTIIHLVVGSDRNADRIITWVNRGITGRIALDRFATMSYLTYDPETHMIQYSNAAHHPLMIYRNATKQVETLDTEGIPIGLEKDSKYGLAQTKLNNGDMMILYTDGIIEAMNTKGEQFTYEKLVNLLEEYHDYSCHELLKLIKDRIDSFVGQAKQHDDQTIIIAKVDN encoded by the coding sequence ATGATAGATTTGGCATTAAGCTTTTTCTCTTCCCTTATCTGGGTAAGATGGGCTGTTTTGGCATTAACATACGTCTTTCATCGTTCTCGACTGGATTCGAAGCGGGATGAGATGAAAGGCTTAACTCTTCTCATTATTTTATTAGTAGTAAAAGACTTCCTATTCTATATTTTTAATCTGTATCCCATAATGGCAGTAGCAGACTTACTGTGGGTCTATGCTCTGTATCTATTCCTTTATCGTTTCACCCAAAAGATTGTTCCTTCCCTTAAGATCAATACTGTCATTAACATCATTGCTGTGGTACTTTTTATACTGGTTACGATCCTGGACTATCATCCTATGATCTCAGCTTTTATATTCCGGCTTATCATTCTTCTTAATGTCTTTGTTACTATGTATTTCTATAACGATGTATCTCCTTATAATACTGAGAATCATGAATTCATTATCAGATGCCGGAAGGTTATTTTCCGTATCCTTATTGCTTATAACCTGGTCATGATATTCTTTAGTTATACGAATACAATCGCCATGATTTTCATACTACCCCTGCCTTACCTTATATTACCCTATATCCTTTTACTATATGAAGATATAAAAACAACCAACCAACAAAAAGAGATAGAAAGCCTATCATCAAACCTATCTACAATCTATGATTTTATGAAGACCATGGGTTATAGCATATCCGAGAAACTGGAAATCTCTAAGATACTGGAATTTGTTATTGAATCGGCCGTATCCGATACCAAAGCCGATGGTGGCGCTATCTACCTAAAGGATGATTTTGAAGACAACCTAAGCATCAAATCCATCAGTGGTAAGTTTACGCCTCCCTTTCCTGTTCCTGATATGGTTAGAACCAAATATGAATATTTGCAGGACTATATCCATTCCACACCCATCCCTATAGGAAAGACACTCTTGGGAGAAGTAGCTGCAACAGGTAAGGCTTCGTACATTCGCCAAGTTAGTCTAGAGGAACGTTTGGTTCAAAACACAAAAAATGATGCCATGTATATCAGTTCCTTAATGGCAATCCCCCTCATCGTATCCAATCAAGTCTTCGGTGTTGTTGTAGTGATTAACAAACATCCGGAAAAGCTTTTTACAGAAGATCATTTTGAACACCTCAAAACCTTCACAGACTATACATCGATCAGTATTAACAATCTTTTTCTCTATATAGAATTATTGGAAAAAAAGGATATGGAAAGGGAGGTAACCATTGCTGCGGACATCCAGCAACAACTACTCCCCAGAGAGCTTCCACAATTTAGAGATTTGTCATTAGCTTCTTTTAGCTATCCTGCCAAGGGCGTCAGTGGAGATTATTATGACATCATCCCTATACGCAATAACAAGTTGGCCCTTGTTATGTGTGACGTTGCCGGTAAGGGAGTTCCCGCCTCTCTTGTAATGGTTATGATCAGAACCATTATTCACCTTGTTGTCGGCTCTGACAGAAATGCAGACAGGATTATAACATGGGTTAATAGGGGGATAACCGGACGTATAGCCTTGGACAGATTTGCAACTATGAGTTATCTCACTTATGATCCCGAAACTCATATGATCCAATATAGTAATGCAGCCCACCACCCCCTTATGATATATCGTAATGCAACAAAACAAGTTGAGACCCTGGATACAGAAGGGATTCCTATTGGTCTGGAGAAAGATTCCAAATACGGTTTAGCACAAACAAAATTAAATAATGGCGATATGATGATTCTCTATACCGATGGTATAATAGAGGCTATGAATACAAAGGGAGAACAATTCACTTATGAAAAGTTAGTTAATCTTCTGGAAGAGTATCACGATTATTCATGTCACGAACTACTAAAACTTATTAAAGACAGAATCGATTCCTTTGTAGGACAAGCAAAACAGCATGATGATCAAACAATCATCATTGCCAAAGTTGATAATTAG
- a CDS encoding STAS domain-containing protein has protein sequence MELKIRKHNETYIIDIQGELDLYHSFKLKELVSKMLEKKITRFIINMEEVEYIDSSGIGALIYVVSTVKKQNHQIVICNIHGSVLKVIELTKLVGYFPMANSIDESIQMIS, from the coding sequence ATGGAACTAAAGATTAGAAAACATAATGAAACCTACATAATAGATATACAGGGAGAACTAGATCTATACCATTCATTCAAACTAAAAGAGCTTGTATCAAAAATGCTTGAAAAAAAAATTACACGTTTCATTATTAATATGGAGGAAGTGGAATACATAGACTCTAGTGGCATAGGAGCTCTTATCTATGTGGTATCCACTGTCAAAAAACAAAATCACCAAATTGTCATATGCAACATACATGGTTCTGTACTTAAAGTAATCGAATTAACCAAATTGGTAGGTTATTTCCCCATGGCTAATTCCATAGATGAGTCCATACAAATGATATCTTAG
- a CDS encoding ATP-binding protein, whose protein sequence is MSDNKKRIQIDNDHPLFNKEGLFFKEFPSDFRQIRYFTLMVVQNAPPEIKEINLLEQQISEIIKNAVKHGNHNDTNKKVKIWYEFTESSAHIIVEDEGPGFQKLKEWNDFNEKRLSCYARHDFEELGNYVSYRTEDSDDHDGGNALFAAIEYWNEGVVFTQKANCIALKKTFPTRNRSIKIS, encoded by the coding sequence GTGAGTGATAACAAAAAAAGAATTCAAATTGATAATGACCATCCCCTTTTCAATAAGGAAGGTTTGTTTTTTAAGGAGTTTCCCAGTGATTTTCGACAAATCAGATATTTTACCCTTATGGTCGTACAAAACGCTCCTCCTGAAATAAAGGAAATTAACCTTCTGGAACAGCAGATTTCAGAAATTATAAAGAATGCCGTTAAGCACGGCAATCACAATGATACTAATAAAAAAGTAAAAATATGGTATGAGTTTACCGAATCAAGTGCCCATATTATTGTGGAAGATGAAGGGCCTGGCTTCCAGAAGCTCAAAGAATGGAATGATTTTAATGAAAAGCGACTATCCTGTTATGCCAGACATGACTTTGAAGAACTAGGGAATTACGTATCCTATAGGACAGAAGACAGTGATGATCATGATGGAGGCAATGCCCTTTTTGCTGCCATAGAATATTGGAATGAAGGAGTGGTTTTTACTCAGAAGGCTAATTGTATAGCCCTTAAGAAAACCTTCCCCACCCGTAATAGATCGATTAAGATTTCCTAA
- a CDS encoding HD domain-containing protein produces MHSNHIIHEYFDKDFVVPIRDSLWHHIYLTSEFAELIKTKPFLQLHNIKQLGPTYLVYPGATHTRANHSLGVFHLAKQIIESLIIKPNCPELNIYHVKAFLVAALLHDLGHFPYTHSFKELPLVDHEILTGRIIMNSEIHQLLERIKIKPKDVVSIIDHHHPLPADSDFLLYRNILSGVLDPDKLDYLNRDAFYCGVPYGIQDIDHIFHNLRFHSSNGISLTNKGIMSIENILFSKYQMYKSVYWHPQVRIATALVKKAVYLGLENREINPDNLYYKDDREFHYMTRDLSAPIQTLIQASENPGQYVIHEEMDFDSNNNLHQQLTQLDERHKCEQEIEQSIKDLLGTDVKNQIILDIPENINFEVKFPIQTSNSVIPFENSESVFNKQNVHYFTSSLRKIRLLMPLNLSNAIGPEKSFLAR; encoded by the coding sequence ATGCACTCAAATCATATTATACATGAATATTTTGACAAAGATTTTGTGGTCCCTATCAGGGATTCCCTATGGCATCATATTTATCTCACTAGTGAGTTCGCTGAACTTATCAAGACAAAGCCGTTCTTACAGTTGCATAATATAAAGCAATTAGGTCCTACCTATCTCGTGTATCCAGGAGCTACCCATACAAGAGCTAACCATAGTTTAGGGGTATTCCATTTAGCCAAACAGATTATTGAATCTCTTATCATTAAGCCTAATTGTCCTGAGTTAAACATCTACCATGTGAAGGCTTTTCTTGTAGCAGCTTTGCTTCATGACTTAGGGCATTTTCCCTATACACATAGTTTTAAAGAACTTCCTCTGGTCGATCATGAGATCCTAACAGGACGTATCATAATGAACTCTGAAATCCATCAACTGCTTGAACGGATTAAAATAAAGCCGAAAGATGTAGTATCCATCATCGATCACCATCACCCTCTTCCTGCTGATTCAGATTTTCTCCTTTATCGTAATATTCTTTCAGGTGTACTAGACCCTGACAAGCTGGATTATCTCAATAGAGATGCCTTTTATTGTGGTGTACCCTATGGCATACAGGATATTGATCACATATTCCATAACCTGCGTTTTCACTCTTCTAATGGAATATCACTAACGAATAAAGGAATTATGTCTATTGAGAATATACTTTTCTCCAAATATCAGATGTACAAATCTGTCTACTGGCATCCCCAGGTACGAATTGCCACTGCTTTAGTTAAAAAAGCTGTGTATCTCGGATTAGAGAACAGGGAGATCAATCCTGATAATCTGTATTACAAGGATGATAGAGAATTTCATTACATGACAAGAGACCTATCAGCCCCCATTCAGACATTAATTCAGGCTAGCGAAAATCCTGGACAGTATGTAATTCATGAAGAAATGGATTTTGATAGTAACAACAATCTTCATCAGCAATTAACACAGCTAGATGAACGTCACAAATGTGAACAAGAGATAGAACAGAGCATAAAAGACTTACTGGGTACAGATGTTAAGAACCAGATTATTCTGGATATACCCGAGAATATTAACTTTGAAGTAAAATTCCCCATTCAAACATCGAATTCCGTCATTCCTTTTGAGAATTCAGAATCTGTATTCAACAAACAGAATGTTCATTATTTTACTTCATCCCTCAGAAAGATAAGACTTTTAATGCCTTTGAACCTATCAAATGCAATTGGTCCTGAAAAATCTTTCCTTGCACGCTAA
- a CDS encoding late competence development ComFB family protein: MQIHNLMQDYVIKRVEDLFQEEIAKGNTDFCRNYQCKLDVICFVLNRVRPEYVISGRGLAHHEVNYQDKLQKEADITALIWEAIEIVSKGKRPSASTTMKEKPSVPQGDFFNFPSIMGRLFNGTNFCPISETKISLWLDGELVKSIDDNWLNPYEMVPSTAGTYTFWPYPVKAAYAGQSKTFSFEIKVEDDRFEPLYHYFDLTIEAKDTFLEFFQINESYKIKDLTIFPVENEVGLK; encoded by the coding sequence ATGCAAATCCATAACTTAATGCAAGACTATGTCATTAAACGGGTAGAAGACCTGTTTCAAGAAGAGATAGCCAAAGGTAATACAGATTTCTGTAGAAATTATCAGTGCAAACTAGATGTCATTTGTTTTGTATTAAATCGTGTTAGACCTGAATATGTTATATCCGGTAGAGGCTTAGCCCATCACGAAGTTAATTATCAGGATAAATTGCAGAAGGAAGCAGACATTACAGCCTTAATATGGGAAGCCATTGAAATTGTGTCAAAAGGAAAAAGGCCTTCCGCCAGTACAACGATGAAAGAAAAACCCTCCGTTCCACAGGGCGATTTTTTTAATTTTCCATCCATAATGGGACGGTTATTTAACGGTACTAATTTCTGTCCTATCTCTGAAACAAAGATAAGCTTGTGGCTTGATGGAGAATTAGTAAAATCAATTGACGATAACTGGCTTAATCCTTATGAAATGGTTCCTTCAACAGCAGGAACTTATACTTTTTGGCCTTATCCTGTTAAAGCTGCCTATGCTGGTCAAAGCAAAACTTTTAGCTTCGAAATCAAAGTGGAAGATGACAGATTTGAACCTTTATACCATTACTTTGATTTGACCATTGAAGCAAAGGATACGTTCCTTGAGTTTTTCCAAATCAATGAATCCTATAAAATAAAGGATCTAACCATCTTTCCTGTTGAGAATGAAGTTGGTCTCAAATGA